One Candidatus Eisenbacteria bacterium DNA segment encodes these proteins:
- the amrA gene encoding AmmeMemoRadiSam system protein A has product MAGAEQGAILARFARGSVRAALGGPPPHVPSGEWTRERAATFVSLHWHDGRLQGCIGSLEPRRTIVEDVAANALAAAFDDPRAAGLAPADVDRLDVEVSILSPLERVSCADEAGACVVLRPHVDGVVLRWRDSRATFLPQVWAHVPDPRDFLLELKRKAGLADDLWDDEVQLFRYVVSVGCDRAARGE; this is encoded by the coding sequence ATGGCGGGGGCCGAGCAGGGCGCGATTCTCGCCCGCTTCGCACGCGGGAGCGTCCGGGCTGCGCTCGGCGGTCCGCCGCCGCACGTCCCGTCGGGCGAGTGGACCCGCGAACGGGCGGCCACCTTCGTCTCGCTGCACTGGCACGACGGCCGGCTGCAAGGCTGCATCGGGAGCCTCGAGCCGCGCCGCACGATCGTCGAGGACGTGGCGGCCAACGCCCTCGCCGCCGCCTTCGACGACCCGCGTGCGGCGGGCCTCGCGCCCGCCGACGTCGATCGCCTGGACGTCGAAGTGTCGATCCTTTCGCCGCTCGAGCGCGTCTCCTGCGCCGACGAGGCGGGCGCCTGCGTCGTGCTCCGCCCCCACGTCGACGGCGTCGTCCTGCGCTGGCGCGACAGCCGCGCCACCTTCCTGCCGCAGGTCTGGGCGCACGTGCCCGATCCACGCGATTTCCTCCTCGAGCTCAAGCGCAAGGCAGGGCTCGCCGACGACCTGTGGGACGACGAGGTGCAGCTCTTCCGCTACGTCGTGTCGGTCGGGTGCGATCGGGCGGCGCGGGGCGAGTAG
- a CDS encoding deoxyribodipyrimidine photo-lyase, whose protein sequence is MTRIWWIRRDLRLADNQALAAALRGGGVIPVFVLDPALAAARQHRDAGRRRSFLLAGLRALDAELRARGSRLVVRTGPPAEVLAALVAASRAGAVVAEADVSPYARRRDAAVGRRVALEMVGAPGIRHPADVVKDDGTPYTVFTPFRKAWLARPLPSRRDLVAAPDRLPAVPAALASEPIPAGEAPSAFPAGETEARRRLDAFARGRSAPIDRYAAERDRVDRDGTSALSPYLRFGMVSARDAAVAALGRDGGARSGADVWLSELLWREFYLAILFHFPSVLREAFNPGLRDVPWRRAPGDLGAWQEGRTGYPIVDAAMRQLAATGWMHNRARMIVASFLTKDLLVDWRHGEAWFMRMLVDGDPAANNGGWQWTAGVGTDAAPYFRIFNPVLQARKFDPDGAYVRRWVPEVARVRGSLVHEPWALAPLEQQAAGCRVGRDYPAPIVDHHAARDRALAAYRRSQGRA, encoded by the coding sequence GTGACGAGGATCTGGTGGATTCGCCGCGATCTGCGCCTCGCGGACAACCAGGCGCTTGCCGCGGCGTTGCGGGGCGGCGGCGTGATTCCGGTCTTCGTTCTCGATCCCGCCCTCGCCGCCGCTCGCCAGCATCGGGACGCCGGCCGCCGCCGCAGCTTCCTCCTTGCCGGTCTGCGTGCGCTCGACGCCGAGCTGCGGGCGCGCGGATCGCGTCTCGTCGTACGCACGGGGCCGCCAGCCGAGGTGCTGGCGGCACTCGTCGCGGCATCGCGTGCCGGAGCGGTCGTCGCCGAGGCGGACGTGAGCCCATACGCCCGGCGGCGCGACGCGGCCGTCGGGCGCCGCGTGGCGCTCGAGATGGTGGGGGCGCCCGGCATTCGGCATCCCGCGGACGTCGTGAAGGACGACGGCACGCCCTACACGGTGTTCACCCCGTTCAGGAAGGCGTGGCTCGCGCGGCCGCTGCCGTCGCGTCGCGACCTCGTGGCAGCGCCCGATCGCCTTCCTGCGGTGCCGGCCGCGCTCGCCTCCGAGCCGATCCCTGCCGGCGAAGCACCGAGCGCATTCCCCGCCGGCGAGACCGAAGCGCGGCGCCGGCTGGACGCCTTCGCGCGCGGCCGCTCCGCGCCCATCGACCGATATGCCGCCGAGCGCGATCGCGTCGATCGCGACGGCACGTCGGCGCTGTCGCCGTACCTTCGCTTCGGAATGGTCTCCGCGCGCGACGCCGCGGTCGCCGCGCTGGGTCGCGACGGCGGCGCGCGATCGGGAGCGGACGTCTGGCTCTCCGAGCTGCTCTGGCGCGAGTTCTACCTGGCGATCCTCTTCCACTTCCCCTCGGTGTTGCGCGAGGCGTTCAACCCGGGCCTGCGGGACGTGCCTTGGCGCAGGGCCCCGGGCGATCTGGGCGCGTGGCAGGAGGGGCGGACGGGCTACCCGATCGTCGACGCCGCCATGCGACAGCTGGCGGCGACCGGATGGATGCACAACCGCGCGCGCATGATCGTCGCGTCGTTCCTCACCAAGGACCTGCTGGTCGATTGGCGCCACGGCGAGGCATGGTTCATGCGCATGCTCGTCGACGGCGATCCCGCGGCGAACAACGGCGGGTGGCAGTGGACGGCGGGCGTCGGCACCGACGCCGCGCCGTACTTCCGCATCTTCAATCCGGTGCTGCAGGCCAGGAAGTTCGACCCGGACGGCGCCTACGTGCGGCGCTGGGTGCCCGAGGTCGCGCGCGTTCGGGGCTCGCTCGTGCACGAGCCGTGGGCGCTGGCCCCGCTCGAGCAGCAGGCCGCCGGCTGCCGCGTCGGACGCGACTACCCGGCGCCGATCGTCGACCACCACGCGGCTCGCGATCGCGCCCTCGCCGCCTACCGTCGCTCGCAGGGGAGGGCGTAG
- a CDS encoding START domain-containing protein encodes MLVVLVTTAAPTLADGGWRSAGTRDGITIATRDVEGPVHEIRATAHAATTPAAILATLWRHEEYAQFVPYLKRLEVLRDDGDTKLVYEQFGIPVLRDRDRVVRVTRTTDAASGTCDLTIIAVTDEGPPPDPDHVRVTRSTAAWHLVPADGGTDVTYTVKTDGGGIVPGWIVNAAQKDAVPKLVRAVLDRAASAPP; translated from the coding sequence CTGCTCGTCGTCCTCGTCACGACCGCCGCGCCCACCCTCGCCGACGGGGGCTGGCGCAGCGCGGGTACGCGCGACGGCATCACGATCGCGACGCGCGACGTCGAGGGTCCGGTGCACGAGATCCGCGCGACCGCGCATGCGGCGACGACGCCGGCGGCAATCCTCGCCACGCTCTGGCGCCACGAGGAGTACGCGCAGTTCGTGCCGTACCTGAAGCGGCTCGAGGTGTTGCGTGACGACGGCGACACGAAGCTCGTCTACGAGCAGTTCGGCATTCCGGTCCTGAGGGACCGCGACCGCGTCGTGCGCGTGACGCGCACGACCGACGCGGCGAGCGGCACCTGCGACCTCACGATCATCGCCGTGACGGACGAGGGCCCACCGCCGGACCCCGATCACGTCCGCGTGACGCGCAGCACGGCGGCCTGGCACCTGGTCCCGGCCGACGGCGGGACCGACGTCACGTACACCGTCAAGACCGACGGCGGCGGCATCGTGCCGGGCTGGATCGTCAACGCCGCGCAGAAGGACGCGGTGCCGAAGCTCGTGCGCGCGGTGCTGGATCGCGCCGCGTCGGCTCCGCCCTGA
- a CDS encoding HupE/UreJ family protein, producing the protein MSRTLAVAVLSVALAGGASAHPLAPSLLEVRELGAGRVGVRWKVPVLGVPGARVVPELPEGCRDLGPRRSATDASAVEVAWTAECGEQGLVGARIAVGGLTPFSPPAVVRVVMADGRVAQALVTADQPFLVVPARSRPLDVAWGYARLGVEHILSGPDHLLFVLGLVLLTTTTWQLLGTVTAFTLGHSVTLTAAVLGLVALPVRPIEAAIAASVFLLAVEVARDPGSRSAIRRRPWVMAALFGLLHGFGFAAALTQAGLPQDEVPLALLAFNIGIEIGQAFFVVVVVALRALAGPLVARVPRWVTRVPVYAMGSLAAFWWMERTAALFR; encoded by the coding sequence GTGTCGCGAACGCTCGCCGTGGCCGTGCTTTCCGTTGCCCTCGCGGGCGGCGCATCGGCCCATCCGCTCGCCCCGTCGCTGCTCGAGGTGCGCGAGCTGGGCGCCGGCCGCGTCGGCGTGCGGTGGAAGGTGCCCGTCCTGGGCGTTCCCGGAGCGCGGGTCGTCCCCGAGCTGCCGGAGGGCTGTCGTGACCTCGGACCCCGCAGATCCGCGACCGACGCGTCGGCGGTCGAGGTCGCCTGGACGGCGGAGTGCGGGGAGCAGGGGCTCGTCGGTGCGCGGATCGCCGTCGGGGGCCTCACGCCCTTCTCGCCGCCCGCGGTCGTGCGCGTGGTCATGGCCGACGGCCGCGTCGCGCAGGCCCTCGTGACGGCGGACCAACCCTTTCTCGTCGTTCCGGCCCGCTCGCGCCCGCTCGACGTGGCGTGGGGCTACGCCCGCCTCGGTGTCGAGCACATCCTGTCGGGACCCGACCACCTCCTGTTCGTGCTCGGGCTCGTGCTGCTCACCACGACCACCTGGCAGCTCCTCGGCACCGTCACCGCGTTCACCCTCGGGCACAGCGTGACGCTGACGGCGGCCGTGCTCGGGCTGGTGGCGCTGCCGGTACGGCCGATCGAGGCCGCCATCGCGGCGAGCGTCTTCCTCCTCGCCGTGGAGGTCGCGCGCGATCCCGGCTCCCGCTCGGCGATCCGGCGCCGGCCGTGGGTGATGGCCGCGCTCTTCGGCCTGCTGCACGGCTTCGGGTTCGCCGCCGCCCTGACGCAGGCCGGGCTGCCGCAGGACGAGGTGCCGCTGGCGCTGCTCGCCTTCAACATCGGCATCGAGATCGGTCAGGCGTTCTTCGTCGTCGTGGTGGTCGCGCTGCGTGCGCTGGCCGGCCCGCTCGTCGCGCGCGTGCCGCGCTGGGTCACGCGCGTGCCCGTCTACGCCATGGGATCGCTCGCCGCCTTCTGGTGGATGGAGCGGACGGCGGCGCTCTTTCGCTGA
- a CDS encoding DUF3604 domain-containing protein has protein sequence MHPIAAAALLVLLPAIAGAEAPPWKRTETREPCARYDRLRAPYVGDLHIHTAFSADAYIFGTRVGPRDAYDFARGTTIPVADAMEEQTRSATIDRPLDFAAVTDHAELFGEVNLCTTPGSPVFDIEFCQILRLHEATPVDELFTTIRWLFPLGVPDLTPNRPTSEAFCSETPGVDCDAAAVSVWQEIQAAAEEAYDRTSSCGFTSFIGYEHTPSPLGRHLHRNVIFRNEHVPAFAASALDTIQENALQGLWTAIESGCTGAGTGCEAVIIPHNSNLSGGEQFIDPLDAADAFRRQTLEPLVEIHQVKGNSECRFDRLAGAGVGTADELCTFEQRETPFEGPDGTAVSIDKYPRRNLVRPTLEDGLGFERTLGVNPFRFGFVGSTDTHNATAGDTEEQGWGGIQGQDDASPARMISDNMRNNPGGLTVVWAEENSRDAIFSALQRRETYATSGTRPIVRFFGGDLSGVECGKADFVARAYTTGTPMGGDVGPVRGKKSPRFALWAMKDPQGTDLQRVQIVKGWADADGTTHDQTFDVAGNAANGAGVDPTTCAPTGTGAADLCAVWTDPDFDPAQHAFYYARVVENPTCRWSTRICQQAGVDPFAADCAAQAAAAPPEFADCCLGKTNDAFLDPTIQERAWTSPIWYRPETFTKAHGRVRFAQRGGSDTVALRATLGGLPKDFDPVANGLTVRVTNGDDLLALVAAPGAVRRKGRRFVYKDASPATVSLTLGRKGDAVLLVRASSRDLAAVAREDQIVTVSLASGLFRAAQTRMWAGSARQLAFGGR, from the coding sequence GTGCATCCCATCGCTGCCGCCGCGCTCCTCGTCCTCCTTCCTGCGATCGCCGGGGCCGAGGCGCCGCCGTGGAAGCGAACCGAGACCCGCGAGCCGTGCGCGCGCTACGACCGGCTGCGGGCTCCCTACGTCGGCGACCTCCACATCCATACCGCGTTCTCGGCCGACGCGTACATCTTCGGCACGCGCGTCGGCCCGCGCGACGCCTACGACTTCGCGCGCGGCACGACCATCCCCGTCGCGGACGCGATGGAGGAGCAGACCCGCAGCGCGACGATCGATCGCCCGCTCGACTTCGCGGCCGTCACCGACCACGCGGAGCTGTTCGGCGAGGTCAATCTGTGCACGACGCCGGGCTCGCCCGTCTTCGACATCGAGTTCTGCCAGATCCTGCGCCTGCACGAAGCCACGCCCGTCGACGAGCTCTTCACCACGATCAGGTGGCTCTTCCCGCTCGGCGTCCCGGACCTGACGCCCAACCGTCCGACCTCGGAGGCGTTCTGCTCCGAGACGCCGGGGGTCGACTGCGACGCGGCCGCCGTCTCCGTCTGGCAGGAGATCCAGGCCGCGGCGGAGGAGGCGTACGACCGTACCTCCAGCTGCGGGTTCACGAGCTTCATCGGCTACGAGCACACGCCGAGCCCGCTCGGCCGCCACCTGCACCGCAACGTCATCTTCCGCAACGAGCACGTGCCGGCGTTCGCCGCGAGCGCGCTCGACACGATCCAGGAGAACGCGCTCCAGGGCCTGTGGACCGCGATCGAATCGGGCTGCACGGGCGCCGGGACGGGCTGCGAGGCCGTCATCATCCCGCACAACTCGAACCTGAGCGGGGGCGAGCAGTTCATCGACCCGCTCGACGCGGCCGACGCGTTCCGCCGCCAGACGCTCGAGCCGCTGGTCGAGATCCATCAGGTGAAGGGCAACTCGGAGTGCCGCTTCGATCGCCTCGCCGGCGCGGGAGTGGGAACGGCCGACGAGCTCTGCACGTTCGAGCAGCGCGAGACGCCGTTCGAGGGACCGGACGGGACCGCGGTGTCGATCGACAAGTATCCGCGGCGAAACCTCGTACGCCCGACGCTCGAGGACGGCCTCGGCTTCGAGCGCACGCTCGGCGTGAATCCGTTCCGCTTCGGCTTCGTCGGCAGCACCGATACCCACAACGCCACCGCCGGCGACACCGAAGAGCAAGGTTGGGGAGGCATCCAGGGCCAGGACGACGCGTCGCCCGCGCGCATGATCTCGGACAACATGCGCAACAACCCCGGCGGCCTGACCGTGGTCTGGGCGGAGGAGAACTCGCGCGACGCCATCTTCTCGGCGCTCCAGCGCCGCGAGACCTACGCGACGAGCGGGACGCGTCCGATCGTCCGCTTCTTCGGCGGCGACCTCTCGGGCGTCGAGTGCGGCAAGGCCGACTTCGTCGCGCGCGCCTACACGACGGGCACGCCGATGGGCGGTGACGTGGGCCCGGTGCGCGGCAAGAAGAGCCCGCGCTTCGCCCTGTGGGCGATGAAGGATCCGCAGGGCACTGACCTCCAGCGCGTCCAGATCGTGAAGGGCTGGGCCGACGCCGACGGAACGACGCACGACCAGACCTTCGACGTCGCGGGCAATGCGGCGAACGGTGCCGGCGTCGATCCGACGACCTGCGCACCGACGGGCACGGGCGCGGCCGACCTCTGCGCCGTGTGGACCGATCCCGACTTCGACCCGGCCCAGCACGCCTTCTACTACGCGCGTGTGGTCGAGAACCCGACCTGTCGCTGGAGCACGCGCATCTGCCAGCAGGCCGGGGTGGACCCGTTCGCCGCAGATTGCGCGGCGCAGGCGGCCGCGGCCCCGCCCGAGTTCGCCGACTGCTGTCTCGGCAAGACGAACGACGCGTTCCTCGACCCGACGATCCAGGAACGCGCGTGGACGTCGCCGATCTGGTACCGCCCGGAGACCTTCACCAAAGCGCACGGGCGCGTGAGGTTCGCCCAGCGCGGGGGGAGCGACACCGTCGCGCTGCGCGCGACGTTGGGCGGCCTGCCGAAGGATTTCGATCCGGTCGCGAACGGGCTCACGGTACGCGTCACCAACGGCGACGACCTTCTCGCGCTCGTCGCCGCACCCGGCGCCGTCCGTCGCAAGGGCCGGCGCTTCGTCTACAAGGACGCAAGCCCCGCCACCGTCTCGCTCACGCTCGGCCGCAAGGGCGACGCCGTCCTGCTGGTCCGCGCGTCGTCGCGCGATCTCGCGGCCGTCGCCCGCGAGGATCAGATCGTCACCGTGTCGCTCGCGAGCGGCCTCTTCCGCGCCGCCCAGACACGCATGTGGGCGGGCTCGGCGCGACAGCTCGCCTTCGGAGGACGCTAG
- a CDS encoding peptidylprolyl isomerase, which produces MGWRSPALHFLAIGAVLFVARPWWERQATPRHAVAATTDDELLRREALDRGIDRADPAVRERLARLGRFVGEDARSEAELEAEARRLGLERSDVVVQRHLVQMMHLAAGKLGPADMPTEAELQAYLDAHAQAFAQPPRIRLTHVYLSRDRCGAALDAEAALLLRELRRSSVPPDVAAARGDAFLAGATIGPASPAELERIFGPELARSVAGAPPDHWIGPVPSPYGLHLVWVHEREPARVPSLGAVRSQVLHRLLRERSEERARTRVAALRARDARGDGE; this is translated from the coding sequence GTGGGCTGGCGGAGCCCGGCGCTGCACTTCCTCGCCATCGGCGCCGTGCTGTTCGTCGCGCGGCCGTGGTGGGAGCGGCAGGCGACGCCGCGCCACGCGGTCGCCGCGACGACCGACGACGAGCTGCTGCGTCGCGAGGCGCTCGACCGGGGGATCGATCGCGCCGACCCCGCGGTGCGCGAGCGCCTCGCGCGGCTCGGGCGATTCGTCGGCGAGGACGCGCGGAGCGAGGCCGAGCTCGAAGCGGAGGCGCGACGCCTCGGCCTCGAGCGCAGCGACGTCGTCGTGCAGCGGCATCTCGTACAGATGATGCACCTCGCAGCCGGCAAGCTCGGGCCCGCCGACATGCCGACCGAGGCCGAGCTGCAGGCCTACCTCGACGCGCACGCGCAGGCGTTCGCGCAGCCCCCGCGCATTCGATTGACGCACGTGTATTTGAGCCGCGATCGTTGCGGCGCGGCGCTCGACGCCGAGGCGGCGCTGCTCCTGCGCGAGCTGCGCCGGAGCAGCGTTCCACCGGACGTCGCCGCCGCGCGCGGCGACGCGTTCCTCGCCGGTGCGACCATCGGTCCCGCGTCCCCGGCCGAGCTCGAGCGCATCTTCGGCCCCGAGCTCGCGCGCAGCGTCGCCGGCGCGCCGCCGGACCACTGGATCGGGCCGGTGCCGTCGCCGTACGGGCTCCACCTCGTATGGGTGCACGAGCGCGAGCCCGCGCGCGTGCCGTCGCTGGGTGCCGTCCGCAGCCAGGTGCTGCACCGGCTCCTGCGCGAGCGGAGCGAGGAACGCGCTCGGACCCGGGTCGCCGCCCTGCGGGCACGCGACGCCCGCGGGGACGGCGAGTGA
- a CDS encoding class I SAM-dependent methyltransferase, translating to MTARGPARWLFDAWSTFYDQPAIQRLTYRPVQDAVVAALQPLRPRCVLDLGCGTGLLTARLRGAFPATTVVGCDFSDGMLRHAHAHEPGVPWVRGDALRLPFRDAAFDAIVSTEAFHWFPDQPLALAEMRRVLVPGGHALIAIVNTPHETVRTLVRAASRTFGQPFDWPTSRQMRVLFEAAGLHVAAQRRVYRLPAGILLPPVLTIGTRPATPRD from the coding sequence ATGACCGCACGAGGGCCGGCCCGCTGGCTCTTCGACGCGTGGTCGACCTTCTACGATCAGCCGGCCATCCAGCGCCTCACCTATCGTCCGGTGCAAGACGCCGTCGTCGCGGCGTTGCAGCCGCTGCGCCCCCGGTGCGTGCTCGACCTGGGATGCGGCACGGGGCTCCTCACGGCGCGCCTGCGGGGCGCGTTTCCGGCCACGACCGTCGTCGGCTGCGACTTCTCGGACGGCATGCTCCGTCACGCGCACGCCCACGAGCCCGGGGTGCCCTGGGTGCGCGGCGACGCCCTTCGCCTCCCGTTTCGCGATGCCGCCTTCGACGCGATCGTCTCGACCGAAGCCTTCCACTGGTTCCCCGATCAGCCGCTGGCGCTCGCCGAGATGCGACGCGTCCTCGTCCCCGGCGGCCACGCGCTGATCGCGATCGTCAACACGCCGCACGAGACCGTGCGCACCCTCGTCCGCGCCGCGTCGCGGACCTTCGGCCAGCCGTTCGACTGGCCCACATCGCGCCAGATGCGGGTCCTCTTCGAGGCGGCCGGCCTCCACGTCGCGGCGCAACGCCGCGTCTATCGACTGCCCGCCGGCATCCTCCTCCCGCCCGTGCTCACGATCGGGACGCGACCTGCGACACCCCGCGATTGA
- a CDS encoding glucose 1-dehydrogenase has product MALTDKFKLTDKVAIVTGGGRGIGQGIALAFAEQGADVVCAARTEAEIEATAAKVRAFGRRAIAFPCDVTDAAQLEALVARTMRELGRIDLLVNNAGGFPPMAFLDTDLPSWEWCFRFNLTSAYLLTRSCLPHMLAADGGAVLNISSAAGRIVRGGFTAYGTAKAALSFMTRQLAAEFAPKVRLNALAVGAVATSALAPFLTPELRAQMESMTPMKRIGSVEDIALAALWLCSPAGGWVTGKVIEVDGGTEATNWPFD; this is encoded by the coding sequence GTGGCACTCACCGACAAGTTCAAGCTGACCGACAAGGTCGCGATCGTGACCGGTGGCGGTCGCGGCATCGGCCAGGGCATCGCCCTCGCCTTCGCGGAGCAGGGCGCCGACGTCGTGTGCGCGGCGCGGACGGAGGCGGAGATCGAGGCGACGGCCGCCAAGGTGCGCGCCTTCGGGCGGCGCGCCATCGCGTTTCCGTGCGACGTCACGGACGCCGCACAGCTCGAGGCCCTGGTCGCGCGCACGATGCGCGAGCTCGGGCGCATCGACCTGCTGGTCAACAACGCGGGTGGCTTCCCGCCCATGGCCTTCCTCGACACCGACCTGCCGTCCTGGGAGTGGTGCTTCCGCTTCAACCTCACGTCGGCGTACCTGCTGACGCGCTCGTGCCTCCCTCACATGCTCGCCGCGGACGGCGGCGCGGTGCTGAACATCTCGTCGGCGGCGGGCCGCATCGTGCGCGGCGGCTTCACGGCCTACGGCACGGCCAAGGCCGCCCTCTCCTTCATGACCCGACAGCTCGCCGCGGAGTTCGCGCCCAAGGTGCGTCTGAACGCCCTCGCCGTCGGCGCGGTCGCGACCTCGGCGCTGGCGCCCTTCCTCACCCCCGAGCTGCGCGCCCAGATGGAGTCGATGACGCCCATGAAGCGCATCGGCTCGGTCGAGGACATCGCGCTGGCGGCCCTCTGGCTCTGCTCGCCGGCCGGCGGGTGGGTCACCGGGAAGGTGATCGAGGTCGACGGTGGCACCGAAGCGACGAACTGGCCGTTCGATTGA
- a CDS encoding copper resistance protein NlpE N-terminal domain-containing protein — protein sequence MAPKRRTGRSIDAPARALAAALLVALAFAACRKSAPEVPVGEGRFLLGVFEGTLPCRNCDGIRTHLTLWTSGPDDFTRPTYSLVETYIGTQMGLQRFRAEGPWTLVRGGAADPEVTIFQLEPDKPTMQRSFRVLDSQRIALLGRDLRTLEPLDDYTLTRVETPPADQSEP from the coding sequence GTGGCACCGAAGCGACGAACTGGCCGTTCGATTGACGCACCGGCACGCGCGCTCGCGGCGGCGCTCCTCGTCGCGCTCGCGTTCGCCGCGTGCCGGAAGTCTGCGCCCGAGGTCCCGGTCGGCGAGGGCCGCTTTCTGCTCGGGGTCTTCGAGGGCACCCTTCCCTGTCGGAACTGCGACGGCATCCGCACGCACCTCACGCTCTGGACGAGCGGCCCCGACGACTTCACGCGTCCCACCTATTCGCTCGTCGAGACCTACATCGGCACGCAGATGGGCCTGCAGCGGTTCCGCGCCGAGGGGCCGTGGACGCTCGTGCGCGGCGGCGCGGCCGACCCCGAGGTCACGATCTTCCAGCTCGAGCCCGACAAGCCGACGATGCAGCGAAGCTTCCGCGTGCTCGACTCGCAGCGGATCGCGCTGCTCGGCCGCGACCTGCGCACGCTCGAGCCGCTGGACGACTACACGCTCACGCGCGTCGAGACGCCGCCCGCGGATCAGAGCGAGCCGTAG
- a CDS encoding serine hydrolase domain-containing protein: protein MPAVHGWCARGWERVRDAFAANFLHHGDVGAACAVYRRGVPVVDLWAGLADHVAGRSWEEDTVQIVFSATKGITAACVNLLVERGLLDVAAPVATWWPEFAAAGKGAIPLRWVLCHKAGLAAVEGDFTLAQVLAWEPVVAAIAAQAPNWEPGTAHGYHARSFGWILGEVVRRVTGRSLGRFFADEIRRPFGLDFRIGTREPDLARCARMIPPDPLVSLADVFGAGSLMARVMNGPSGLFAYDEMWNRPDVLAAEMPSSNGVGSARALARFYAALVGDVDGARILEPSTVAAACVVQSEGPDRVILLPTAFGLGFSLQPIISPGAGARAFGHHGAGGSLGFADPERDLAFGYVSTRMKFDPAGDDRTTGLVAAVYGSL from the coding sequence ATGCCGGCCGTCCACGGCTGGTGCGCCCGCGGATGGGAGAGGGTCCGCGACGCCTTCGCCGCGAACTTCCTGCACCACGGCGATGTCGGGGCCGCGTGCGCCGTCTACCGCCGGGGCGTGCCGGTCGTCGACCTGTGGGCGGGCCTCGCCGATCACGTCGCGGGGCGGTCCTGGGAGGAGGACACGGTGCAGATCGTGTTCTCGGCGACCAAGGGCATCACCGCGGCGTGCGTGAACCTGCTCGTCGAGCGCGGCCTCCTCGACGTCGCCGCGCCGGTCGCCACCTGGTGGCCCGAGTTCGCCGCCGCGGGCAAGGGGGCGATCCCGCTGCGTTGGGTGCTCTGCCACAAGGCGGGGCTCGCCGCCGTCGAGGGCGACTTCACGCTCGCCCAGGTGCTCGCGTGGGAGCCCGTCGTCGCGGCCATCGCCGCGCAGGCGCCCAACTGGGAGCCGGGGACGGCGCACGGCTACCACGCGCGCTCGTTCGGCTGGATCCTGGGCGAGGTCGTGCGGCGGGTGACGGGGCGGTCGCTCGGCCGCTTCTTCGCGGACGAGATTCGGCGCCCGTTCGGCCTCGACTTCCGCATCGGGACCCGCGAGCCGGATCTCGCGCGCTGTGCGCGTATGATCCCGCCCGATCCGCTGGTGTCCCTGGCCGACGTGTTCGGCGCCGGCTCGCTCATGGCGCGGGTCATGAACGGACCCTCGGGCCTGTTCGCGTACGACGAGATGTGGAACCGCCCCGACGTGCTCGCGGCCGAGATGCCGTCGTCGAACGGGGTCGGCAGCGCGCGGGCGCTGGCGCGCTTCTACGCGGCGCTCGTCGGCGACGTCGACGGCGCGCGCATCCTCGAGCCGAGCACGGTCGCGGCCGCATGCGTCGTGCAGTCCGAGGGACCCGATCGCGTGATTCTGCTTCCGACCGCGTTCGGCCTCGGCTTCTCGCTCCAGCCGATCATCTCCCCCGGCGCGGGCGCGCGCGCGTTCGGGCACCACGGCGCGGGCGGGTCGCTCGGCTTCGCCGATCCGGAACGCGACCTCGCGTTCGGCTACGTCTCGACGCGCATGAAGTTCGATCCTGCGGGCGACGATCGGACGACGGGGCTGGTCGCCGCGGTCTACGGCTCGCTCTGA
- a CDS encoding DUF1232 domain-containing protein, with product MARASGEDPNLPIPSWAIDEAERPDAKARVDARLGGVLGKLRDTNLIARVKELYGYVTDPRVPAKYKVIVLAGLVYLVNPFDVIPDAIPGAGFIDDAAVVFAILEAVRRIIGSVEDSAKRVVTHAVAETEEAFARRGVQQVGLSLWAVTLASCVGLVFAAARDALIPGGHGLGDPFVFAAMVVGLVGFATSAALARRVWRTYRSAPPMVRDPLAYAILSVMGVRQIVLLTLPVVVLLLLVGIKLGIAARG from the coding sequence GTGGCGCGCGCGTCCGGGGAGGACCCGAACCTGCCGATCCCCTCGTGGGCGATCGACGAAGCCGAGCGGCCCGACGCGAAAGCGCGCGTCGACGCGCGGCTCGGCGGCGTCCTCGGGAAGCTCCGCGACACGAACCTCATCGCGCGGGTGAAGGAGCTCTACGGCTACGTCACCGACCCGCGCGTGCCCGCGAAGTACAAGGTGATCGTGCTGGCGGGGCTCGTCTATCTCGTGAATCCGTTCGACGTCATCCCGGACGCCATCCCGGGCGCGGGATTCATCGACGACGCGGCGGTCGTCTTCGCCATCCTCGAAGCCGTGCGGCGGATCATCGGGTCGGTCGAGGACTCGGCCAAGCGCGTCGTCACGCACGCGGTCGCCGAGACCGAGGAGGCGTTCGCACGCCGCGGCGTGCAGCAGGTGGGTCTCTCGCTGTGGGCGGTGACGCTCGCCTCGTGCGTGGGGCTCGTCTTCGCCGCCGCACGCGACGCGCTGATCCCGGGCGGACACGGCCTCGGCGATCCGTTCGTGTTCGCGGCCATGGTGGTGGGCCTGGTCGGCTTCGCGACCAGCGCCGCGCTCGCGCGCCGCGTCTGGCGAACCTACCGCTCGGCGCCGCCCATGGTCCGCGATCCGCTCGCGTACGCGATCCTTTCGGTGATGGGCGTGCGGCAGATCGTCCTCCTGACGCTGCCGGTCGTCGTCCTGCTCCTGCTCGTCGGCATCAAGCTCGGCATCGCGGCGCGCGGCTGA